Proteins from a single region of Carassius gibelio isolate Cgi1373 ecotype wild population from Czech Republic chromosome B15, carGib1.2-hapl.c, whole genome shotgun sequence:
- the LOC127972157 gene encoding POU Class 2 homeobox-associating factor 3-like produces MSADKPKVYQGVRVKTTVKELLQKHRALQAQKTATKSQAVAARDVCSTTMNTHLDVFGMQAPEPYFQTRPFTENVNIPMENAYDHQQMMHMMPPETFSGSNFVCPTSAQWSNGYLPSNTDLYGTSLVSRSPSDSFNLPSPVDYNSYSPPQSNSSSSSCYNSPTRMDLSSSFSPENYHYQHCNLQHCFCLSHWSNVQEGMATSEFAPYGSSDCLYSYGDDSYFRRDTSNSNMCYL; encoded by the exons ATGTCTG CAGATAAACCTAAGGTATACCAGGGTGTGCGTGTGAAAACCACAGTTAAGGAGTTACTGCAGAAGCACAGAGCCCTGCAGGCACAGAAAACCGCTACG AAATCACAAGCCGTGGCTGCTCGCGATGTCTGCTCTACGACCATGAATA CCCACCTTGATGTCTTTGGAATGCAAGCTCCAGAGCCTTATTTCCAGACTCGTCCCTTTACAGAAAATGTCAACATCCCTATGGAAAATGCTTATGATCATCAACAGATGATGCATATGATGCCACCTGAGACTTTCAGCGGCAGTAATTTCGTGTGTCCCACATCTGCGCAGTGGTCTAATGGATATCTACCTTCTAATACGGACCTCTATGGTACCAGCCTG GTTTCGAGGTCACCCTCAGACTCCTTCAATCTCCCCAGTCCCGTCGACTACAACAGTTACTCTCCCCCTCAGTCCAACTCTTCATCTTCTTCGTGCTACAACTCCCCAACACGGATGGATTTGAGCTCAAGTTTCTCTCCTGAAAATTACCATTATCAGCATTGCAACCTACAGCATTGCTTTTGCCTGTCGCACTGGTCCAATGTGCAGGAAGGCATGGCAACTTCAGAGTTTGCGCCCTACGGCTCATCAGACTGTTTGTATTCATATGGCGACGACAGCTATTTCAGAAGGGATACTTCAAACTCAAACATGTGTTacttataa
- the LOC127972790 gene encoding POU class 2 homeobox associating-factor 2-like — translation METECSKRVYQGVRVKHTVKDLLAERRSRQTSGPRYPGASSPPSPFGPMTGSHMLPSYYGMRRPFISDAEFCSSTKSFSADVYPSSLTGKSLSCDTGCVPGYSSLIDSFYPESFGDYRSTAFSSGGSTIFSPSALSSLLPSYSSDTSHYLLRDSWEATGGDGVEGLCGDALAPMPLSTPSSLVNPGTVSPTQFRSSSRDSSMTSSQSYSLHSLDEVNYHSSFQTNSGSFASPSFMTEPATKLVPVLPSEDTESAPSALSDSLAWGKEDTASTWSQYEVRRAF, via the exons ATGGAAACGG aatGCTCGAAGAGAGTGTATCAGGGAGTCAGGGTGAAGCACACGGTGAAAGATCTGCTGGCAGAGAGGAGGTCACGGCAGACGAGCGGCCCGCGCTACCCT ggTGCCTCGTCTCCTCCGAGTCCATTTGGTCCAATGACTG GTTCTCATATGCTTCCTAGTTACTATGGCATGAGAAGACCTTTCATTTCAGATGCAGAGTTTTGTTCCTCAACAAAATCATTTTCTGCTGACGTCTACCCCTCATCGCTAACGGGAAAGTCTCTCTCGTGTGACACCGGATGCGTGCCTGGTTATTCCTCACTTATAGACAGCTTCTACCCGGAGTCTTTTGGCGACTACCGCAGCACTGCTTTCTCCAGCGGAGGAAGTACAATATTCTCGCCCTCTGCATTGTCTTCTTTGCTCCCTTCTTACTCCAGTGACACTTCACATTATTTGCTG AGGGACTCTTGGGAGGCCACGGGGGGCGACGGAGTGGAGGGTTTGTGTGGAGATGCTCTGGCTCCCATGCCCCTATCTACACCCAGTTCTCTGGTCAACCCCGGAACCGTCAGCCCGACCCAGTTCCGCTCATCGTCCCGGGACTCTAGCATGACGTCTTCACAGTCATACTCTCTCCATTCACTAGATGAAGTCAATTATCACTCCTCATTTCAGACCAACTCTGGCAGCTTTGCTTCCCCCTCATTCATGACTGAGCCTGCGACCAAACTAGTGCCAGTACTTCCCTCAGAAGATACTGAAAGTGCGCCTTCAGCCTTGAGCGACAGCCTGGCTTGGGGCAAGGAGGACACTGCTAGCACTTGGTCACAGTATGAGGTCAGAAGGGCATTCTGA